The Haloterrigena turkmenica DSM 5511 genome includes the window CCAGCGGCGGCATGGGCGCGATGGGTGGCCCGGGTGCGGGCGGGGGCAACCGGAACAGTTCGTCGGGCGGCGTCTTCGACTCGATTATGGGTGCCCTCGGGCTGGGCGGCGACGGCGGCGACGATCACGCCGAAAAGCTCCGCGCGGCCGAGCAGCTCACGCAGGAGTACGCCGAGGAACTTCAGTCCCACCTCGAGTCGAACGGACGCTGGCAGTCGGTTCGGAAGGCCGCGGCCGCGGACGACTAGTGCTGCCAGCGGGCTAGTCGGGACCGATCGAACGAGACCGCGGACCGCTCAGTCGCCGGCGTGAAAGAGCGTGTACTCGCTGGTCTCGTAGATGTTGATCAGTTCGTTGACGAGTTCGTCGTAGGACTCGTCGTCGACGCGAAGCGCCTCCAGCCGTTCGATCGTCTCCTCCTCGAGTTCCACGGATGGCATATACGACGCTTCGACGGCGATCAGCAAAAACGCCATGGGGTGGGTGGCGGTCGGATCGCAGCGCGAGACCGCGTCCCGCTCCGATGCAAGCCACAGCACCTTTAGGGACAGTTCACTACGGTAGGGGTATGACCGAGGAAGTCGACACGACGACCTTCGAGATCAGCGCCGACGACGGTACCACCGACGAAGTCACGGTCCCCACCGGACTCCTCGACCTCGTCGCGGAAGGCGACCAGACCGACGCCGAGACGGTCGGCGACGTCACCCTGCTGTCCTTCGCCAGCCGCGCCCACCACATCGTCCACCACGGACAGGACGCCGACGCGGAACTCGAGGCCCAGGAAGCCCGCATCATGGACCTGTTCGAGGAACGCTTCGGCGTGACCTACGGCGAAGCGACCGGCCACCAGCACTAACCGCGACCGCACTCGAGTCCGTTCGGACCGATCCGATCGACTCGAGAAGATTTTTCGAGCGCGTCGAGTCCGGACCGTCGGTAGCGAGTCGGTCGCGCACCGCCCGGTCTCGAGTCCGTCACTCGGCGGCGACGTCAGAACCGTTCGTTGCTGGACCCGTCTCCGTTCCGGCGGGTCCCTCCGGTTCACCGGGCGACTCGGGCGCTGGCGGCTCCGTCGGCTCGGGCGGCCCCTCATCGGTCGGTTCCGTTTCAGTCGGCCCCGTTTCGCTCGGTTCTTCCTCGGCCGGCTGCGTCGCCGCGATGGTCACCGACGCCTGCTCGTCGTCGGTCGCGACCGTGTGCGTCGAGTCGGTCTCCGGCAGCGTCAACGAGAACGACAGGGTCGTCGCGCCGCCGGCCTCGAGCGCGACGCTCTCCTCTGCGACGGTCTGGCCGTCGACGGCGTAGCTCACCGTCTGGGTGCCCTCGGCATCGCCGACGTTTTCGATCGTCGCGTCGACCGTCACCGACGACCCCGGCTCGCCGGACGCCGGTGCCTCGAGGTCGGCGACGGCGAACTCGGCCTCGCCGGGCTCCTCGATCGTTACGGTCGTCTCGGCGGTCGCGTTGTCAGTCGAGACCGTGACCGGGTACTCGCCGGGCTCGAGGTCGGCCGTGTCGGCGGTCAACGTGACCGATTCGGACGCACCGGGCTCGAGCGAGACCGGTGTCTCGTTGACGACCGAGCCGTCGATCGCCAGCTGAACGTCCTGCGTGCCGTTCTCCCCGCCGGTGTTCTCGATCGCGGCGTCGACCTCGAGAGGATCACCCGCTTCGACCGAGTCGTTCGCCTCCGTGATCGAGACGTTGAACGCGGCAGGTTCGGTCGGCTCGCCCGAGTCGATCTCGCCGGCCGGCAGCGTTTCGGCGGTCAGCGGCTCCTCGTAGCCGTAGTTGCTCATGTCGACCTCCCAGACGAGTCGTTCGCTGTCGTTTTCGGGGGTCCAGTCGACGGTGAACGAGTCGTTGCCGGGCTCGAGTTCCGACGGCGGCTCGTCGGCGGCCGTCCCCTCGACGAACTCGCTACCGACCGGCAGCGATTCGTTGTTTGGGTTCTCGTACTCGAAGGTGACCGCGATGCCGTCCTCGGTCGGCGCCGTCTCCGCGACGGAGATATTCGGCTGTTCGGGTCGGATCTCCTCGATACACTCGCTGGCGTCGGGGTTCGGGTAGTCGATCGAACCCGGCGTCGCGTCGGGCGACGCGAAGCCGGTGATCACGGCACCCGTATCGCCCTCGGGGATCATGACGGTCGCGCCGTCGGCCGTCTCGGCGATGGTGAAGTCGTCACCGGTCTCGTAGGTGAGCGTCCCCTCGAACGGCGCCGGGACGTCCTCGCCGACAGTGACAGCGTACTCGCCCATCGAGTTGCCGAAGCCGCCGCTCTCGTAGAACGCGGTCCCGACGATGATCGTGTCGCCCGCTTCGAAGGAGCCAGTCACCTCGGCCCGCGAACAACTGAGGAACGTCGCGTTGAACGTTGCCGGATCGCCGTCGACCGTGTACTCGACGGACTCGTTCGCCAGTGCCGTGCCGTTCTCGTCGGTGACGGCGACCTCGAGTGTCGCGTTCTCGGAGAGTGGCGGCTCGAGATCGAGCGACTCGAACTCGGCGGTCTCGTTGGCCTCGAAGAGATCGCTCTCCCCGCGTTGCGTGCCGTTCTCGTCGGTCGCGGTGAGTCGGTAGTCAACGGTCGCGTTCGCCTCGTCGACGACGAGCGTCTCGCCGTCGCCCGTCTGGTCCGACACGTTGAGCGTGGCCGCCGATTCGTTCGGCTCAGCCGGTTCGTCCGGAGCGTCGTCGACCGTGTACTCGACGGATTCGTTCACCAGCGCCGTGCCGTTCTCGTCGGTGACGGCGACGTCGACCGTCGCGTTCTCGGAGAGCGGCGAATCGAACTCGAGTTCGAGGTCCGTCACCGTCCCGTTGGCCTCGAATGACTGGCTCTCGGCCGTGGTTCCGTTAGCCGACGCCGTCACCGCGTAGTCGACGGTCGCGCTCGCTTCGTCGACGGTCAGGTTCTCGCCGTCGCCGGTCTGATCGCTCACTGAGAGCGTCGCGTTCGGCTCGGCCGGTTCCTGTGGTTCCTGGGGCTCCTGCGGTTCGTCGCCGACCGAGACGAACGCCGTATCGAGCACCGGCACGCCGGCGTCGGTGACGTACGGGACGTCCTCCGCCCCGTCGGTGTCGCCGTACTCGAACGTTCCGTCGTCGTTCGTATCGTGGTGGACCACCGCGGTGAGGGGCTGGTCCTCCTCGATCGGCTCCTCGAGGTCGATCTCGACGCCGGAGTGGCTCCCGGCTTCGAGGGCGCTCGACGTCCCGAGCACGGCGCCCGGATCGGCGACGGCGTCGGCCGCGTAGATCGCGACGAAGCCGCCCTCCGAGAGGTTGACCTCGTCGACGCTGACCGTCTCGCCGTCACTTTCCCGGTCGGCGAACGTAATCGACGCCGTTCCCTCGAGTTCGTCGATCTCGTCGGCGCGATCCTCGGCCGCGTCCTCGACGTACTGCCTGATTTCGGTGATATCGTCGATCTCCTGTTGGACCGCGTACGCGGTGGCGTTGGACGCGGTTTCCTGGGTCAGGACCTGCAGTTGCGTGACGCTGATCCGCTGATACTGGACGACGCGGGCCGTCTCCTGCGTGGCGCTGCTGGCGGCGACCTGGATCTGTTCGACGGTCGCCTCTTGAGACTGACTCAGCGCGCCGCTGGCACCGCCGGACGCCAGCCGCTGGACTTGGGTACTATCGATGACCTGCTGCTGGAGCACAGATCCCTCGCCGGCGCCGAACGCGGCGGCCTGAATCTGGTCGACGTCGACGATCTGGTACTGGACCGCCGACTCGATCGCTCCCTGAGACGCACCGACCGCGGCGTATTGGATCTGGGTGATCGAGATCTCCTGGTGCTGGACCAGCACGCCGCCCGCGGCCCCATCGGCCGCCGCCTGGATCTGCTCGATTGTGGCCGACTGGCTCTGATAGATCGCTCCCTTAGCCGCGCCGAAGGATGCCTCCTGAATCTGGCTGATCGAGATCCGCTGGACCTGTTCGACGCTGACGGTCTGGAGCTGCGTCAGCGAGCCCCGACTGGCTCCGCGGGCCGCGGCCTGGGTCTGCTCGACGGTGACTTCCTGTCGCTGGACAAGCGCTCCTTTCGCGGCGCCCGTAGCGGCCTTCTGTACCTGCTTGATGTCCACGCGTTGGCGCTGTTCGACGTCGATCTCCTGGCTCTGTTCGCCCTCGAGGGCTACTGGGACGCTTCCCTCGAGTGCGCCCGCGGACGCGCCGGCCGCCGCGTGCTGGACGTGCTCGAGCGTGATCCGCTGGCGCTGTTCGACGGTGATCTTCTGGTACTGCTCGAGGACGCCGTAGGCCGCCCCCTGCGCGGCCTCCTGGGTCTTCGGGTGGTCCTGAACGTCGCTATCGCCCGCTTCCCGGCACGCCCCCGCTGCGGCCCCGCGCGTGGCGACCTGGATCTGTTCGACGTCGGCGTGCTGTTTCTGTGCGAGGGCGCCGTGGGTCGCCCCCCAGGTCGCGCTCTGCATCTGGCTCGCTGCGACCGTCTGAGACTGGGCGAGCGCGCCGTCGGTCGCGCCGCCGACCGCGGACTGGATCTGTTCGATCTCGGCGTCCTGAGACTGGATCAGCGAGCCGTGGACCGCGCCGGCCGTCGCCGCCTGAATCTGTTCGGCGTCGGCCGCCTGGTGCTGGGCCGCCGACTGACTGGCGGCCTCGACGGCCGCCGCGCGCTGTTCCTGGGTCACCTCGACGCCCTGCTGCTGGGCCAGTTCGATCCCCTCGTCGACGCCGGCCTCGACGGCGTCCGTCTGTTCCTGTGCGAGCGAGGCGGTCGCGTCCGCGTCGGCCTTCGCTTCTGCGTCGGTCGCGGCCGATTCGGCCGCGGAGTCGAACGACACTAACTCGCCGTCTCCGGCCGACTGGCTCGCACGCACAGGTTCTCGGTCCGCCGCATCAGCCGCGATGGAGTCCGCACTCCCACTGCCATCGTCTTGGCTGGCGGCCACACTGTCCGTAGCGGCGATATCGGTCGTTTCGCCGACTCCCTCGCCGGGATCGCTCTCGCCGCCCTCGAACGGGACGATACCGCCGCTGAGCAGCGGAAGTGCCACTACGCTCGTGACCATCAACGCGGCGACGGCGAGCACCGCTACGGCCGCGCCCCGAGACCGATTCATGGCTCGACGCCCCTGCCGGCTCGATCGCTCGATCGGTTCGCTTGCTCCCCACGGTTAGAGCGGCGATCGCGGCTCCAACGGCCTCTGAGACCG containing:
- a CDS encoding DUF7557 family protein, which encodes MPSVELEEETIERLEALRVDDESYDELVNELINIYETSEYTLFHAGD
- a CDS encoding DUF7545 family protein; protein product: MTEEVDTTTFEISADDGTTDEVTVPTGLLDLVAEGDQTDAETVGDVTLLSFASRAHHIVHHGQDADAELEAQEARIMDLFEERFGVTYGEATGHQH
- a CDS encoding DUF5799 family protein, with protein sequence MSDSPWTDRIVGARMTVDQEFSSRIADSRFSNQQWSLIMTATEFEIEDADDPDRARLVADIEQVEGIIPELENVPSGGMGAMGGPGAGGGNRNSSSGGVFDSIMGALGLGGDGGDDHAEKLRAAEQLTQEYAEELQSHLESNGRWQSVRKAAAADD
- a CDS encoding DUF7282 domain-containing protein, which produces MNRSRGAAVAVLAVAALMVTSVVALPLLSGGIVPFEGGESDPGEGVGETTDIAATDSVAASQDDGSGSADSIAADAADREPVRASQSAGDGELVSFDSAAESAATDAEAKADADATASLAQEQTDAVEAGVDEGIELAQQQGVEVTQEQRAAAVEAASQSAAQHQAADAEQIQAATAGAVHGSLIQSQDAEIEQIQSAVGGATDGALAQSQTVAASQMQSATWGATHGALAQKQHADVEQIQVATRGAAAGACREAGDSDVQDHPKTQEAAQGAAYGVLEQYQKITVEQRQRITLEHVQHAAAGASAGALEGSVPVALEGEQSQEIDVEQRQRVDIKQVQKAATGAAKGALVQRQEVTVEQTQAAARGASRGSLTQLQTVSVEQVQRISISQIQEASFGAAKGAIYQSQSATIEQIQAAADGAAGGVLVQHQEISITQIQYAAVGASQGAIESAVQYQIVDVDQIQAAAFGAGEGSVLQQQVIDSTQVQRLASGGASGALSQSQEATVEQIQVAASSATQETARVVQYQRISVTQLQVLTQETASNATAYAVQQEIDDITEIRQYVEDAAEDRADEIDELEGTASITFADRESDGETVSVDEVNLSEGGFVAIYAADAVADPGAVLGTSSALEAGSHSGVEIDLEEPIEEDQPLTAVVHHDTNDDGTFEYGDTDGAEDVPYVTDAGVPVLDTAFVSVGDEPQEPQEPQEPAEPNATLSVSDQTGDGENLTVDEASATVDYAVTASANGTTAESQSFEANGTVTDLELEFDSPLSENATVDVAVTDENGTALVNESVEYTVDDAPDEPAEPNESAATLNVSDQTGDGETLVVDEANATVDYRLTATDENGTQRGESDLFEANETAEFESLDLEPPLSENATLEVAVTDENGTALANESVEYTVDGDPATFNATFLSCSRAEVTGSFEAGDTIIVGTAFYESGGFGNSMGEYAVTVGEDVPAPFEGTLTYETGDDFTIAETADGATVMIPEGDTGAVITGFASPDATPGSIDYPNPDASECIEEIRPEQPNISVAETAPTEDGIAVTFEYENPNNESLPVGSEFVEGTAADEPPSELEPGNDSFTVDWTPENDSERLVWEVDMSNYGYEEPLTAETLPAGEIDSGEPTEPAAFNVSITEANDSVEAGDPLEVDAAIENTGGENGTQDVQLAIDGSVVNETPVSLEPGASESVTLTADTADLEPGEYPVTVSTDNATAETTVTIEEPGEAEFAVADLEAPASGEPGSSVTVDATIENVGDAEGTQTVSYAVDGQTVAEESVALEAGGATTLSFSLTLPETDSTHTVATDDEQASVTIAATQPAEEEPSETGPTETEPTDEGPPEPTEPPAPESPGEPEGPAGTETGPATNGSDVAAE